A genome region from candidate division KSB1 bacterium includes the following:
- a CDS encoding STAS domain-containing protein, whose product MVKKLDQNVALVTAEGKLMGGPETAHLCKEVEELERAGYKRIVLDLSRVRWATSTAIGALIRSFLSLRNQGTELRFACPSERLRYYMTITKLIQVIPTFDSLDEAITAPAPG is encoded by the coding sequence ATGGTGAAGAAATTGGATCAGAACGTGGCACTAGTAACCGCCGAGGGGAAGCTCATGGGGGGGCCAGAGACTGCCCACCTCTGCAAGGAGGTGGAGGAACTGGAACGGGCCGGCTACAAGAGAATCGTCCTCGACCTGAGTCGCGTGCGCTGGGCAACCAGCACCGCCATCGGCGCCCTCATCAGGTCCTTTCTGTCTTTGCGCAACCAGGGGACGGAATTGCGCTTCGCCTGCCCGAGTGAGAGACTCCGTTACTACATGACCATCACCAAGCTCATCCAGGTCATCCCGACTTTTGACTCCCTGGATGAAGCGATCACAGCGCCTGCTCCGGGCTGA
- the purL gene encoding phosphoribosylformylglycinamidine synthase subunit PurL encodes MITRIEIGLKADFLDTGAAAITSGLRDLGMTAVACQRALQVFYLKGELSASEKERIAQELLADGVTQVYAIDGKVLPPASAEDWDVEITYNPGVMDPVEESTMKAIRDMGITSVLAVKTARVFRLRGPLAEAQKHFIVEKLLANKVVEHVLLPGEQVFHDPIQYRFRLVEIDLLSADDARLRKISKERSLFLNLEEMRAIQAYYRTLGRNPTDLELETLAQTWSEHCSHKTLRGRINYQGRVIDNLLKETVMRATRELALPWCVSVFVDNSGVIEFDDEYDVCFKVETHNHPSAVEPYGGANTGIGGVIRDPLGTGLGAKPIANTDVFCFGPPDLPLERLPRGVLHPKRIMKGVVAGVRDYGNRMGIPTINGAVLFDERYIGNPLVYCGTIGVLPKGMHRKKSVPGDYIVVVGGRTGRDGIHGATCSSGELTVESEVEWGGAVQIGNAITEKKLVDTLLQARDRGLYRAITDCGAGGLSSAVGELARETGAVVDLEHVPLKYQGLTYTEIWISEAQERMVIFVPPEKLAEALALFASEDVDATVIGRLTNDRQLVVRYQGHEVGKLDLEFLHEGLPRPVRDASWEPPTWEEPNFSDPEDLTPYLHQILGAWNVCSKEWVVRQYDHEVQGGSALKPLVGLNNDGPGDASIVRPRLDSYRALVVANGINPKYGLIDPYWMAAAAIDEALRNVVAVGGSLERTALLDNFCWGNPDKPDRLGGLVRAAQACYEVAKTFGTPFISGKDSLNNEYTTEQGETIAIPPTLLISAISVMPDCRKAVSMDLKEPGNLIYLVGMTREELGGSHYFAVRGYVGNGVPKVDALQAKKLYEALAKAIAAGLVRACHDCSEGGLGVAIAEMAFAGGRGATIDLSRVPHDLTVVRNDTLLFAESCSRLLVEVPQKAAEEFGRLLAGLPYAVIGQVQEQPRLEVRGVQGRVVVEAAVADLKESWQAPLRW; translated from the coding sequence GTGATCACACGGATCGAAATTGGGCTCAAGGCTGACTTCCTGGACACCGGAGCTGCGGCGATTACTTCCGGGCTGCGCGACCTGGGGATGACCGCTGTGGCATGCCAACGCGCGCTCCAGGTGTTCTATCTCAAAGGTGAGCTCTCCGCATCGGAGAAAGAACGCATTGCGCAGGAACTGTTGGCGGATGGGGTGACCCAGGTATATGCCATCGATGGAAAGGTGCTGCCGCCCGCCTCGGCCGAGGACTGGGACGTGGAAATCACCTACAACCCTGGCGTGATGGATCCGGTGGAAGAGAGCACCATGAAGGCCATCCGCGACATGGGGATAACCTCGGTCCTGGCCGTCAAGACAGCACGCGTTTTTCGCCTGCGTGGACCGCTTGCGGAGGCGCAAAAGCATTTCATCGTGGAGAAGCTCCTGGCTAATAAAGTGGTTGAACACGTGCTTCTCCCAGGGGAACAAGTCTTCCATGACCCCATCCAATACCGATTCCGCCTCGTCGAAATCGACCTACTTTCTGCTGACGACGCGCGCCTGCGGAAAATCAGTAAGGAGCGCAGCCTCTTTCTCAACCTCGAGGAGATGCGCGCCATTCAAGCCTACTACCGCACACTGGGAAGGAACCCTACTGACCTGGAGCTGGAGACACTGGCCCAGACCTGGTCGGAACATTGCAGCCATAAGACCCTGCGAGGCCGCATCAACTACCAGGGGCGGGTCATCGACAATTTGCTCAAGGAAACGGTCATGCGGGCCACGCGGGAGCTCGCATTGCCCTGGTGCGTTTCGGTCTTTGTGGACAACTCGGGGGTCATCGAGTTCGATGACGAGTACGACGTCTGCTTCAAGGTGGAGACTCACAATCACCCCTCAGCCGTGGAACCATATGGCGGGGCCAACACAGGGATCGGCGGGGTAATTCGCGATCCATTGGGCACCGGTCTTGGTGCCAAACCCATTGCCAACACCGACGTGTTCTGCTTCGGCCCACCGGACCTTCCCCTGGAACGCCTGCCTCGAGGGGTGCTGCATCCCAAGCGTATCATGAAGGGCGTGGTGGCAGGCGTGCGGGATTATGGCAACCGCATGGGCATCCCTACCATTAACGGAGCCGTTCTGTTTGACGAGCGGTATATCGGCAATCCGCTGGTCTACTGCGGCACTATCGGCGTGCTGCCCAAGGGGATGCACCGCAAGAAGAGTGTGCCAGGGGACTATATCGTGGTAGTCGGGGGGCGCACCGGACGCGACGGCATCCACGGCGCTACCTGTTCATCCGGCGAGTTAACCGTGGAGTCGGAGGTGGAATGGGGCGGCGCGGTGCAAATTGGCAATGCCATCACCGAAAAGAAGCTCGTCGACACTCTGCTGCAAGCGCGGGATCGCGGCTTGTACCGGGCCATCACTGACTGCGGGGCTGGAGGGCTGTCGTCTGCCGTGGGGGAGCTGGCGCGCGAGACGGGCGCGGTGGTAGACCTGGAGCACGTGCCCCTCAAGTACCAGGGCCTCACTTACACCGAGATCTGGATTTCTGAGGCCCAGGAGCGGATGGTCATTTTCGTCCCGCCGGAGAAGCTGGCGGAAGCCCTGGCCCTCTTTGCCAGCGAGGATGTGGATGCCACGGTCATTGGCCGCCTCACGAACGATCGCCAGCTCGTGGTCAGGTACCAGGGGCATGAGGTCGGGAAGTTGGACCTGGAATTCTTGCATGAGGGACTGCCACGGCCGGTGCGCGACGCCAGCTGGGAGCCACCAACATGGGAGGAGCCAAACTTCTCCGACCCGGAGGACCTGACGCCGTACCTGCATCAGATTCTCGGCGCCTGGAATGTCTGTAGCAAAGAGTGGGTGGTGCGGCAGTACGACCACGAGGTACAGGGGGGGAGCGCCCTCAAGCCATTGGTGGGCCTGAACAACGACGGGCCAGGCGACGCGAGCATCGTGCGACCGCGCCTCGACTCCTACCGCGCCTTGGTGGTGGCCAACGGGATCAACCCAAAATACGGGCTCATCGACCCTTACTGGATGGCAGCGGCCGCCATCGACGAGGCACTGCGCAACGTGGTGGCAGTTGGCGGCAGCCTGGAACGCACAGCGCTCCTGGACAATTTCTGCTGGGGCAATCCGGACAAACCAGACCGCTTGGGTGGACTGGTTCGCGCGGCCCAGGCATGTTATGAGGTGGCCAAGACGTTTGGCACCCCCTTCATTTCCGGTAAGGATAGCCTGAACAACGAGTACACCACTGAGCAGGGCGAGACGATCGCCATCCCGCCGACCCTGCTCATTTCCGCCATCAGTGTCATGCCCGACTGCCGCAAAGCGGTGTCCATGGACCTGAAAGAGCCAGGAAATCTCATCTACCTCGTGGGCATGACCAGAGAGGAACTGGGAGGGAGCCACTACTTTGCCGTCCGAGGATATGTCGGCAATGGTGTGCCCAAGGTTGATGCGCTTCAGGCCAAGAAGCTCTATGAGGCACTGGCTAAAGCCATTGCGGCAGGATTGGTGCGTGCCTGCCACGACTGCTCAGAGGGTGGCCTGGGGGTCGCTATAGCCGAAATGGCTTTTGCCGGCGGGCGAGGAGCAACCATCGACTTGAGCCGGGTGCCGCACGATTTGACGGTGGTGCGCAACGACACTCTGCTCTTCGCGGAGTCGTGCAGCCGTCTCCTAGTGGAAGTTCCGCAAAAAGCGGCGGAAGAATTTGGGCGTTTGTTGGCGGGGCTGCCGTATGCTGTGATCGGACAGGTGCAGGAGCAGCCGCGACTGGAGGTCAGAGGAGTACAAGGACGCGTGGTCGTGGAGGCGGCCGTCGCCGACCTGAAGGAGAGCTGGCAGGCGCCGTTGCGATGGTAG
- a CDS encoding VCBS repeat-containing protein: MRAYNFLLVVCLCAVGGLTPAWSQDTTATAELPTVYSDLAAVYYYGGGVTRIHTWINTGGTGFRYSGSNGWFSTNKGGYEADRLVKVACGDFDGNGLDDLAGFYYYGNGKTVIHVWLNHGQNRFEYKGSAGWWREEAGYDATKLVGVAAGDYNGDGFDDLCGFYNYGAGKVHIHVWLSNGVSAFKYQGSDGWWKVNTGYEAEGIKHILGGEFAR, translated from the coding sequence ATGCGCGCGTACAATTTTCTCCTGGTGGTCTGTCTTTGCGCGGTAGGTGGACTGACTCCAGCCTGGAGCCAGGACACGACGGCTACGGCAGAATTGCCCACTGTCTACTCCGACCTGGCGGCTGTCTACTATTACGGCGGCGGCGTCACACGTATTCACACCTGGATCAACACGGGGGGAACAGGCTTCAGGTACTCAGGTTCGAACGGCTGGTTCAGTACCAACAAGGGTGGATACGAGGCCGACCGCCTGGTGAAGGTCGCCTGCGGCGACTTTGACGGCAACGGACTGGATGACCTTGCTGGTTTCTACTACTACGGGAACGGGAAGACCGTTATTCACGTGTGGCTTAACCACGGGCAAAACCGCTTTGAGTACAAGGGCTCCGCGGGGTGGTGGCGGGAAGAAGCAGGGTATGATGCTACCAAGCTGGTGGGCGTGGCTGCCGGGGACTATAACGGCGACGGCTTTGACGACCTCTGTGGTTTCTACAACTACGGGGCGGGCAAGGTGCACATTCACGTCTGGCTGAGCAATGGGGTATCGGCCTTCAAGTACCAGGGGTCAGATGGATGGTGGAAAGTGAACACGGGATACGAGGCGGAAGGCATTAAGCACATTCTCGGGGGAGAGTTTGCTCGCTGA
- a CDS encoding aconitase/3-isopropylmalate dehydratase large subunit family protein, translating to MGQTIIEKIISAHSDHPVRAGETVWMDIDLRSARDFGGANVVKNLLEHYEGSYVADPARTVFTFDCNVPANTAGYADNQQICRLFAREHGLRVYDVNQGIGSHVAIEQGLVVPGEVMVGTDSHLNIMGAIGAFGQGMGDQDIAFAFKTGRTWFEVPETIRVNVHGRYAFPTTAKDLTLFVVGTLGSKGALGKAVEFYGPAIEELSLAGRITLASMATEMGAIAAFMVPSQRILDYCRMRSGRAVTAVTADPDAHYCQVIELDVDNLQPQVARPNSPADVVPVREAGHVRIDSVFIGSCTNGRYEDYVVVASILRGRRVAEGVMLKIVPATAEVYDRLLDEGLLKIFRQAGAVVSHPGCGGCASGQIGMVGEHEVQVSTSNRNFRGKQGKGDTYLASPATAAASALRGFLTCPTQVEHDLLPFVPDEEFVPESRPVPLPPRTSAIPVPATLSVRYEPPAAEENYIIVGKVFKIVDDEGRLIDDIDTDMIFHNRYLHIKDVAQMGRYAFDNLPGYTDFSSRVTPHDIVVVGKNFGCGSSRQQAVDCFRSLGIRLIISESTGAIYKRNAINSGLGLLECPGLGEAVINHGDEIEVDVKTGRIVNRTAGVNIQALPFSPVQLEIFRAGGLFAYGNRLMGQ from the coding sequence ATGGGACAGACAATAATCGAGAAGATCATTTCAGCCCACAGCGACCATCCGGTGCGGGCGGGCGAGACCGTGTGGATGGACATCGATCTACGCAGCGCGCGCGATTTTGGCGGTGCCAACGTGGTCAAGAACCTGCTTGAGCACTATGAGGGCAGCTACGTGGCCGACCCGGCGCGCACTGTGTTCACCTTCGATTGCAATGTGCCGGCCAACACCGCCGGCTATGCCGATAACCAGCAGATCTGCAGACTGTTTGCCAGGGAGCACGGCCTTCGAGTCTACGACGTCAACCAGGGCATCGGTTCGCATGTGGCCATCGAGCAGGGGTTGGTGGTGCCCGGGGAGGTGATGGTGGGCACCGACAGCCACCTGAACATCATGGGAGCCATCGGCGCATTCGGGCAGGGCATGGGGGATCAGGACATCGCCTTCGCCTTCAAGACCGGACGCACCTGGTTCGAGGTGCCAGAGACTATCCGCGTGAATGTGCATGGGCGCTACGCCTTCCCGACAACCGCCAAGGACTTGACGCTCTTTGTGGTCGGTACTTTGGGGAGCAAAGGTGCGCTGGGGAAAGCAGTGGAATTTTACGGCCCAGCGATCGAGGAGCTCTCGCTTGCTGGGCGCATCACTTTGGCGAGCATGGCCACCGAGATGGGCGCCATTGCCGCGTTCATGGTCCCCAGCCAGCGCATTTTGGACTATTGTCGGATGAGGTCCGGACGCGCCGTGACGGCAGTCACCGCCGACCCGGACGCACACTATTGCCAGGTCATCGAGCTGGACGTGGACAACTTGCAGCCGCAGGTTGCCCGCCCTAATAGCCCGGCGGACGTGGTGCCGGTACGAGAAGCAGGGCACGTGCGCATTGACTCGGTGTTCATCGGTTCGTGCACGAACGGCAGGTACGAAGACTATGTGGTGGTGGCAAGTATCCTGCGCGGCCGGCGCGTGGCCGAAGGGGTAATGCTCAAGATTGTTCCCGCTACCGCCGAGGTCTACGACCGGCTTCTTGACGAGGGACTGTTGAAGATCTTCCGCCAGGCCGGCGCAGTAGTGAGTCACCCAGGGTGCGGGGGATGCGCGTCCGGGCAGATTGGCATGGTGGGCGAGCATGAGGTCCAGGTGAGCACTTCCAACCGCAACTTCCGCGGTAAGCAGGGCAAAGGTGACACCTACCTTGCCAGTCCGGCCACCGCTGCGGCCAGTGCGCTGCGAGGGTTCCTCACCTGCCCCACCCAGGTGGAACATGACCTCTTGCCCTTTGTGCCGGATGAGGAGTTCGTCCCGGAAAGCCGACCAGTCCCGCTCCCCCCGCGCACAAGTGCGATACCCGTCCCGGCAACGCTCTCTGTTCGGTACGAGCCCCCTGCCGCAGAGGAAAACTACATCATCGTGGGAAAGGTATTCAAGATCGTGGACGACGAAGGGCGGCTCATCGACGACATCGACACCGACATGATATTTCACAATCGTTACTTGCACATCAAAGATGTAGCCCAGATGGGCCGCTATGCGTTTGACAATCTTCCCGGCTATACCGATTTCAGCAGCAGGGTGACGCCACACGACATCGTTGTGGTGGGGAAGAACTTTGGCTGCGGCTCATCGCGTCAGCAGGCGGTGGACTGTTTCCGCAGTCTGGGCATCAGGCTCATTATCAGCGAGTCGACCGGCGCCATCTACAAGCGCAATGCCATCAACTCCGGGCTTGGCCTGCTTGAGTGTCCAGGCCTTGGCGAGGCAGTTATCAATCACGGGGACGAAATAGAAGTGGACGTGAAGACAGGGCGGATTGTGAATCGCACCGCTGGCGTGAACATTCAGGCCCTCCCCTTTTCACCGGTGCAACTGGAGATTTTCCGCGCTGGTGGGCTGTTCGCGTATGGCAACAGACTGATGGGTCAATGA
- a CDS encoding aminopeptidase P family protein codes for MMLREAQWSGHAAICAILVVALPGVLPAQSAEEYEARREALRALLSPRGVAVFKAAEAPGETYGASPRQESNLFYLTGITQPRAILLLSKRGLPVPGKGGVAREFIFLDVASSRSGSEALTGEVAAKEDLLEVARPLEDFPGVFAAALTRADTLYFKAPKLRLDEPLTRELELIEAARMRQYPVVVADPTRLLGRLRVVKSQAEVELIRRAAELTCAAHVEAMRSVEPGMLEYEVAALAEYIFRRGGAEGSSFAPIIGSGPNSCRLHYGENKRQMESGDVVVVDIGASFRHYCADVTRTLPVSGRFSERQRAVYEVVLKAQEEAIAIIRPGVKFKDIHDKAAQVIGEGLVKLGLISQPKDYGRYFMHGTSHHLGLDVHDVGEEGVLQPGMVLTVEPGIYIPEENLGVRIEDDVLVTAQGHEVLSIGAPKSVEAVEALMLETGIGNVGRQSARVPNQ; via the coding sequence ATGATGTTGCGTGAAGCTCAATGGTCGGGGCACGCGGCGATTTGTGCCATTCTCGTCGTTGCACTCCCGGGTGTGCTCCCCGCCCAATCGGCTGAGGAGTATGAGGCGCGTCGTGAGGCGTTACGCGCGCTCTTGTCTCCACGCGGTGTGGCGGTGTTCAAGGCTGCAGAAGCGCCCGGTGAGACGTACGGAGCGTCTCCCCGACAAGAGAGCAATCTCTTCTACCTTACCGGTATCACCCAGCCTCGCGCTATCTTGCTCCTGAGCAAACGTGGGTTGCCGGTCCCCGGGAAAGGGGGGGTGGCTAGAGAGTTTATTTTCCTGGACGTGGCTTCTAGCAGAAGTGGCAGTGAAGCTCTTACTGGAGAGGTTGCCGCCAAAGAGGACCTTCTGGAGGTAGCACGCCCTTTGGAGGACTTTCCGGGGGTGTTTGCCGCAGCCCTCACTCGCGCGGACACCTTATACTTCAAGGCACCGAAACTTCGTCTGGACGAGCCGTTGACCAGGGAATTGGAACTCATCGAGGCGGCTCGCATGCGCCAGTATCCAGTGGTGGTCGCCGACCCGACCAGGTTGTTGGGCCGCCTGCGGGTGGTGAAGAGCCAAGCGGAGGTGGAGCTCATCCGCCGAGCGGCGGAACTGACTTGTGCTGCTCACGTGGAAGCAATGAGGTCCGTAGAACCGGGAATGCTGGAGTACGAGGTTGCGGCTCTGGCGGAGTACATATTCCGACGCGGTGGCGCGGAGGGATCGAGTTTTGCCCCCATCATCGGCTCCGGGCCCAACTCGTGCCGACTCCACTATGGCGAAAACAAGCGCCAGATGGAGTCCGGTGACGTGGTCGTGGTGGACATTGGTGCCTCGTTCCGGCACTACTGTGCCGATGTCACACGCACCTTGCCGGTGAGCGGAAGGTTCTCGGAGCGGCAACGGGCCGTCTATGAGGTGGTGCTGAAGGCACAAGAAGAGGCCATCGCCATCATCAGACCCGGCGTCAAGTTTAAGGACATTCATGACAAGGCGGCGCAGGTAATTGGCGAGGGGTTGGTGAAGCTGGGGCTCATCAGCCAGCCCAAGGACTATGGCCGGTACTTCATGCACGGCACCAGTCACCATCTTGGTTTGGATGTGCACGACGTTGGCGAGGAGGGGGTGCTCCAGCCGGGGATGGTGCTGACGGTGGAGCCGGGGATCTACATCCCAGAGGAGAACCTGGGCGTTCGCATCGAGGACGACGTGCTGGTGACGGCACAGGGGCATGAGGTGCTGTCAATTGGGGCGCCGAAGAGTGTGGAGGCGGTGGAAGCACTGATGCTGGAGACCGGCATCGGCAATGTGGGCAGGCAGAGCGCAAGGGTGCCAAATCAGTGA
- the purQ gene encoding phosphoribosylformylglycinamidine synthase I, whose product MKKVRVLVLRAAGSNCDQETAYAFRAVGAQADLVHVNRVVNGNVRLQDYHILAIPGGFTYGDDVSAGKVLANELKYKLGAALVEFHRQGKLIIGICNGFQVLVKAGLLPDVDLEAPQRVTLTHNDSGKFEDRWVYLHVNRSACVFTAGGPEHIYLPVAHAEGKFVTSSQEVLEGLFRHGQVAVQYVHPERRPCTYPWNPNGSVADIAGICDPSGRVFGLMPHPERHFDPTHHPRWTREGLRPEGDGVFIFRNAVNYVVSTLL is encoded by the coding sequence GTGAAAAAAGTCCGAGTGCTGGTGCTTCGTGCCGCCGGTTCTAACTGTGACCAGGAGACGGCTTACGCCTTCCGCGCTGTAGGGGCACAGGCGGACCTCGTGCACGTCAATCGCGTGGTGAATGGCAACGTTCGTCTCCAAGACTACCACATACTGGCCATCCCTGGGGGTTTTACCTATGGCGACGATGTCTCGGCGGGCAAAGTTCTGGCCAACGAGCTCAAATACAAGCTCGGCGCCGCGCTGGTGGAGTTCCACCGGCAAGGCAAACTGATCATCGGCATCTGCAACGGCTTTCAGGTGCTTGTCAAAGCTGGGCTGTTGCCGGACGTAGACCTGGAGGCCCCGCAGCGGGTGACCCTTACTCACAACGACTCCGGCAAGTTCGAGGACCGGTGGGTATACCTGCACGTGAATCGCAGCGCCTGCGTGTTCACTGCAGGCGGGCCGGAGCACATCTATCTGCCGGTGGCACATGCCGAGGGGAAGTTCGTGACCTCGTCCCAGGAAGTGCTGGAAGGCCTTTTCCGCCATGGACAGGTGGCCGTTCAGTACGTGCATCCCGAGCGAAGGCCCTGCACCTATCCGTGGAATCCCAACGGCTCTGTAGCCGATATAGCGGGAATCTGTGACCCCTCCGGGCGAGTTTTTGGCCTGATGCCTCATCCAGAACGGCATTTCGACCCTACCCACCACCCGCGATGGACCCGCGAGGGATTGCGCCCCGAAGGGGACGGGGTCTTCATTTTCAGAAATGCCGTCAATTACGTGGTAAGCACCCTGCTGTAA
- a CDS encoding metallophosphoesterase, translating to MYSSDRSSAKRRRLLPCGVGLLLVLVLLSCGREQQFRFVFMTDIHVQPEMRGAEGFRAAIEAVNSLRPRPAFVITGGDLVMDALEQNFARADSLYTLYLSLIKEFQMPVYHCIGNHEVFGLYVRSGVDPSHPEFGKEMFKKRIGEGRTYRSFDYGGWHFVLLDAVGFTPERTYIGHVDSAQLAWLASDLAQVAKDTPIVLALHIPLFSVSEQFARGPQAALDRAGAVTNALEVLKVCSGHHVPLVLQGHMHDVEEIVVRGTHFITAGAVSGAWWNGPYRGFGEGFAVVDVKGTQFTWQYREYGWEAAAK from the coding sequence ATGTACTCGTCCGACCGAAGCTCTGCAAAGCGGCGCAGGCTTCTCCCCTGCGGTGTTGGCCTGCTTCTGGTGCTCGTCCTGCTTTCCTGCGGGAGAGAGCAGCAGTTCCGCTTTGTGTTCATGACCGACATCCACGTGCAGCCTGAAATGCGCGGTGCAGAGGGTTTCCGTGCGGCCATTGAGGCGGTCAACTCCCTGCGGCCACGTCCGGCGTTCGTCATCACAGGCGGGGACCTGGTCATGGACGCATTGGAACAGAACTTTGCTCGCGCCGATTCGCTCTACACGCTCTATCTTTCTCTCATCAAAGAATTCCAGATGCCCGTGTACCACTGCATCGGCAACCATGAGGTGTTTGGTCTGTACGTGCGCAGTGGCGTGGATCCAAGCCACCCCGAGTTTGGCAAGGAGATGTTCAAGAAACGGATTGGGGAGGGCAGGACATACCGGTCATTTGATTACGGCGGCTGGCACTTTGTGCTTTTGGACGCTGTGGGTTTTACCCCTGAGCGCACCTACATTGGGCACGTGGATTCGGCGCAACTGGCCTGGCTGGCGAGCGATTTGGCACAAGTGGCGAAGGACACACCAATTGTGCTGGCATTGCACATTCCGCTTTTTTCGGTGTCGGAGCAGTTTGCGCGGGGCCCGCAGGCAGCTTTGGACCGCGCAGGTGCAGTGACGAATGCCTTGGAAGTTCTGAAGGTCTGCTCCGGCCACCATGTGCCTTTAGTCCTTCAGGGCCACATGCATGACGTGGAAGAGATCGTGGTGAGGGGCACGCACTTCATCACTGCTGGAGCCGTGTCCGGGGCGTGGTGGAATGGCCCGTACCGAGGTTTTGGCGAAGGCTTTGCCGTGGTCGATGTAAAAGGGACACAATTCACTTGGCAGTATCGCGAATACGGGTGGGAGGCGGCCGCAAAATGA
- a CDS encoding DUF2207 domain-containing protein, translated as MGVRPLWAAEKRYEIIGVWVDARLNSDGSMDVVEQRQYRFVGRFSWASYELPLAGIGGVENIRVSEGDVEYRLTDSREPGTYSVERSAERLRVRWYYRADNEVRTFTLRFRLLDLVRRHADAAVLYYKFVGTGWDRPSQSVTVRIVPPCSLAREQVQAWAHGPLWGNVSIRDDGSVLADVARLPKRTFWEVRALYPPSCFPEVALQPDSVRATILREEAQWADEANAARQKELARQENKRARKAHGKWLVALLSLGGLLGWWNIYRVYGRRHRVPSAVRMTGTPPSNLPPALVSYLVFDRTVGAASLVATLLDLARRGLLRIHEEESVPGEHQRRAKKPEYVLELDRERARRDTDAGRLLSFERSLLALLFGPLSNGETRLRVEDLKRHRGAMVSFFSQWRKEVTEEAKARNFYEQESLRAMNRSLLLSGLLLLLTVVAGVLVEEWALLLGASTLVVFVLSFAIPRRTPEAEAEAQQWKALARYLKRYSPRAAHETEQLSPLDELLVYATALGVGSKAVRALLEQVPEEEMARFVWYVPAASSRSAAGLGEALASMVSTVSSTMSSSTGAGGGASGGGGGGAGGSGGGAG; from the coding sequence ATGGGTGTCAGGCCTCTTTGGGCTGCAGAGAAGCGATACGAGATCATCGGTGTGTGGGTGGATGCTCGCCTCAATAGCGACGGCTCGATGGACGTGGTAGAGCAGCGGCAATACCGTTTCGTGGGCAGGTTTTCTTGGGCCAGCTACGAGTTGCCTCTGGCCGGCATTGGGGGCGTGGAGAACATTCGGGTAAGTGAAGGCGATGTGGAGTACAGGCTTACGGACTCCCGGGAGCCGGGTACTTATTCGGTGGAGCGGAGTGCCGAGCGTCTGCGGGTGCGCTGGTACTACCGCGCCGACAACGAAGTGCGCACCTTTACCCTGCGTTTCCGGCTCCTTGATCTGGTCCGGCGCCACGCGGATGCCGCCGTCTTGTACTACAAGTTCGTGGGCACCGGCTGGGATAGGCCGTCTCAGTCGGTCACGGTACGCATCGTGCCGCCCTGCTCTTTGGCCCGAGAGCAGGTGCAGGCCTGGGCGCACGGCCCTTTATGGGGGAACGTGAGCATTCGAGACGATGGCAGCGTGCTGGCGGATGTGGCCCGCTTACCCAAGAGAACCTTTTGGGAGGTGCGCGCCCTCTATCCGCCATCTTGCTTCCCTGAGGTAGCCTTGCAGCCGGACTCGGTGCGTGCTACGATCCTGAGGGAAGAGGCGCAGTGGGCGGATGAGGCCAATGCCGCGCGGCAAAAGGAATTGGCCCGCCAAGAGAACAAGAGGGCCCGCAAAGCCCATGGGAAATGGTTGGTGGCCCTCCTTAGCCTGGGTGGTTTGCTGGGTTGGTGGAACATATACCGGGTTTACGGCCGTCGCCATCGCGTGCCGAGCGCAGTTCGGATGACTGGCACGCCGCCGAGCAACTTGCCTCCTGCGCTGGTGAGCTACCTTGTGTTTGACCGCACGGTTGGTGCGGCTTCTCTGGTGGCAACCCTCCTTGATCTGGCCCGCCGCGGGCTGCTCAGGATCCACGAGGAAGAGTCTGTGCCTGGCGAGCACCAGAGGCGAGCCAAGAAGCCGGAGTACGTCTTGGAGTTGGATCGCGAGCGGGCGCGCCGCGACACCGACGCGGGCCGTCTGTTGTCCTTCGAGCGCTCGCTTCTCGCCCTTCTTTTTGGCCCTCTTTCCAACGGCGAGACCCGTCTGCGTGTCGAAGACCTGAAGAGGCACAGAGGGGCAATGGTTTCGTTCTTCTCGCAGTGGCGCAAGGAGGTCACCGAAGAGGCCAAGGCGCGGAACTTTTACGAGCAGGAGAGCCTGCGGGCGATGAATCGTTCCTTGCTTCTTTCGGGCCTTCTCCTTTTGCTCACGGTTGTGGCGGGAGTGCTCGTGGAAGAGTGGGCACTGTTGCTGGGGGCCTCCACGTTGGTTGTGTTTGTCCTGTCCTTCGCCATACCCAGGCGCACGCCGGAGGCAGAGGCTGAGGCGCAGCAGTGGAAGGCACTGGCCCGCTATCTTAAGCGATATTCGCCCCGTGCGGCGCATGAGACGGAGCAGTTGTCGCCCCTGGATGAGCTCCTCGTCTACGCCACAGCCTTGGGTGTCGGTTCCAAGGCGGTGCGGGCGCTGCTGGAGCAGGTGCCCGAGGAGGAGATGGCACGCTTTGTCTGGTATGTGCCTGCGGCCTCCTCTCGCTCCGCAGCCGGACTGGGCGAGGCCCTGGCGTCGATGGTCTCGACTGTGTCCAGTACGATGAGCTCGAGTACAGGTGCGGGTGGTGGCGCCAGCGGTGGCGGTGGGGGAGGAGCGGGCGGTTCTGGAGGAGGAGCGGGCTAG